One Brassica napus cultivar Da-Ae chromosome C4, Da-Ae, whole genome shotgun sequence genomic region harbors:
- the LOC125586071 gene encoding U-box domain-containing protein 11-like, with protein MAEEDLECGRWLLWDSVASYEALVLRGASSGVIKLWNPLSTRGELRKAWLRKHRNLTLDYGKSFFLDDLLENETPRGKKDAATALSNLCIYQGNKGRAVRAGIVPALVKMLSDSSSLRMVDEALTILSVLASNLDAKAAIVKANTLPALIGILQTGQARNRENATAILLSLCKRDNEKLVAIGRLGVVMPLMDLTKNGTERGKRKATSLLELLRKACQ; from the exons ATGGCAGAGGAAGATCTTGAATGTGGTCGGTGGTTGCTATGGGATAGTGTTGCATCGTATGAAGCTTTGGTGCTCCGTGGAGCTTCTTCGGGTGTGATCAAGTTGTGGAATCCACTATCCACAA GGGGTGAACTCAG GAAAGCATGGTTGCGAAAGCATCGAAATCTAACTCTTGATTATGGCAAG TCTTTCTTCCTTGATGACCTGCTCGAGAACGAGACTCCTAGAGGGAAGAAAGACGCAGCGACCGCATTGTCCAACCTCTGCATTTATCAGGGAAACAAAGGCAGAGCGGTTAGAGCCGGTATAGTGCCTGCATTGGTTAAGATGCTAAGTGACTCGAGCAGCCTCAGGATGGTTGATGAAGCTTTGACTATACTCTCGGTCCTTGCAAGTAACCTAGATGCTAAGGCAGCGATAGTAAAAGCGAATACTTTGCCTGCATTGATAGGTATTCTCCAGACGGGTCAAGCTAGAAACAGAGAGAACGCAACAGCTATATTGCTTTCGCTGTGTAAGAGAGACAATGAGAAACTGGTGGCGATAGGTAGACTCGGTGTGGTTATGCCGTTGATGGATCTGACGAAGAACGGAACAGAGAGAGGCAAGAGGAAAGCTACGTCATTGTTAGAGCTTCTTCGTAAAGCATGCCAATAA